Genomic window (Xylanimonas protaetiae):
TACTAAAGTGGGCCCGTGACCTACGTGATCGCTCAGCCGTGCGTCGATGTCAAGGACAAGGCGTGCATCGAGGAATGCCCCGTCGACTGCATCTACGAGGGCAAGCGGTCGCTGTACATCCACCCCGACGAGTGCGTCGACTGCGGCGCCTGCGAGCCGGTGTGCCCCGTCGAGGCCATCTACTACGAGGACGACGTCCCGGAGCAGTGGAAGGACTACTACGGCGCCAACGTGGAGTTCTTCGACGACCTGGGCTCCCCGGGCGGTGCCGCCAAGCTCGGCCTGATCGAGAAGGACCACCCGCTCGTCGAGGCCCTCCCGCCGCAGGCCTGAGCCCGTCGCCCCGCGACGAGGCATGGGATCACGAGGCATGGGACGACGACGAGGCCTGGGACAACCATGGGACTGAGTGACCTCCGCGACCTGCCGTACCCGTGGGACACGCTGGGCGACGTCACCGCGCTCGCCCGCAGCCACCCGGACGGCCTGGTCGACCTCTCGATCGGCACCCCTGTCGACCCGACGCCGGACGTCGTGCGCGCCGCGCTGGAGACCGCGTCTGACGCGCACGCGTACCCGCTGACGTACGGCACGCCCGCGCTGCGCGAGGCCGTCGCCGCGTGGTTCGCCCGCCGCCGCGGCGTGCCGGACCTGGACCCGGCGGGCGTGCTGCCCACGATCGGCTCCAAGGAGCTCGTCGGCCTGCTCCCGTCGCTGCTGCGCCTGGGCGCCGGCGACGTCGTCGTCCATCCCGCCGTCGCGTACCCGACGTACGACGTCGGCGCGCGGCTCGCCGGGGCCACGGCGCTGGCGACCGACGACGTCGCGGACTGGGCCGGGCGCGACGACGTGCGGCTCGTGTGGGTCAACACGCCGTCGAACCCCACGGGCGCCGTGGCCGACGTCGCGCACCTGCGCCGCGTGGTCGAGGCCGCGCGGGCGATCGGCGCCGTCGTCGTCTCCGACGAGTGCTACGCGCTGCTGCCGTGGGCCGACGGGCTGCGCGTCCCCAGC
Coding sequences:
- the dapC gene encoding succinyldiaminopimelate transaminase; amino-acid sequence: MGLSDLRDLPYPWDTLGDVTALARSHPDGLVDLSIGTPVDPTPDVVRAALETASDAHAYPLTYGTPALREAVAAWFARRRGVPDLDPAGVLPTIGSKELVGLLPSLLRLGAGDVVVHPAVAYPTYDVGARLAGATALATDDVADWAGRDDVRLVWVNTPSNPTGAVADVAHLRRVVEAARAIGAVVVSDECYALLPWADGLRVPSLLDPEVTGGDRTGLLVAYSLSKQSNLAGYRAAFVAGDPALVADLLATRKHLGMIVPRPVQEAMRVALGDDAHVAQQRAVYGRRREVLLGALEAAGWTVDHSEAGLYLWARPADPADTATSRELVARLAALGILAGPGEFYGAAGEGHVRVALTATDVAVAAAADRLRAAAPARL
- the fdxA gene encoding ferredoxin, coding for MTYVIAQPCVDVKDKACIEECPVDCIYEGKRSLYIHPDECVDCGACEPVCPVEAIYYEDDVPEQWKDYYGANVEFFDDLGSPGGAAKLGLIEKDHPLVEALPPQA